The following coding sequences are from one Acipenser ruthenus chromosome 7, fAciRut3.2 maternal haplotype, whole genome shotgun sequence window:
- the LOC117415303 gene encoding 2-aminoethanethiol dioxygenase-like, with protein sequence MPRENMASLIQKIARQARTTFKNCGSPPIGENSKGFLENHTQLRNLLHEIRAEDLNIAPRKLDPSPISVPHNPPVTYMHICETGAFSMGVFLLKGGSSIPLHDHPEMNGMLKVLYGKVSISCFDKLDNPPDAASEAQFNPPVQSYQKNGLRRSILRSVGEYTQHSGPCILTPKKDNLHQINAVDGPAAFLDILAPPYDQDDGRDCHYYKVLENRDVKLETGEQKEMWLLEIPQPTDFWCGAEPYPGPQVTL encoded by the coding sequence atgcctcgGGAGAATATGGCCTCTCTGATCCAGAAAATTGCCAGGCAAGCCCGGACAACTTTCAAAAACTGCGGTTCGCCCCCGATCGGAGAGAACAGCAAGGGTTTTTTGGAGAACCACACACAACTCAGGAACCTTCTGCACGAGATCCGGGCGGAAGATCTCAACATTGCACCCAGGAAGCTCGACCCCTCGCCTATCTCTGTCCCTCATAACCCTCCCGTCACCTACATGCATATCTGCGAGACTGGTGCATTCAGCATGGGGGTCTTTCTGCTAAAAGGCGGGAGTTCAATCCCTCTACACGACCACCCCGAGATGAACGGCATGCTCAAGGTTCTCTACGGGAAAGTCAGCATCAGTTGCTTTGACAAGTTGGATAACCCGCCTGATGCCGCCAGTGAGGCGCAGTTTAACCCGCCTGTGCAATCCTATCAAAAGAACGGCCTGAGGAGGTCTATACTCCGGTCTGTGGGGGAATACACACAGCACAGCGGGCCTTGCATTTTGACTCCCAAAAAAGACAACCTGCATCAGATTAATGCCGTGGACGGACCTGCTGCTTTTCTGGACATCTTGGCACCCCCGTATGACCAAGATGACGGCAGAGACTGCCACTATTACAAGGTTCTGGAAAACAGAGACGTGAAATTGGAGACAGGAGAGCAGAAAGAAATGTGGCTACTAGAAATTCCACAGCCCACTGATTTTTGGTGTGGCGCAGAGCCCTACCCGGGCCCACAAGTTACtctttaa
- the LOC117416133 gene encoding early growth response protein 2b-like, whose translation MTAKTVEKAPVTLGGFVHQLPESIYTVDDIATTLPASVAIFPNPDLGGHFDHVSGVPGDGMINVDMSTDRRSLDLSSYSSSFTQPSPRNQTFTYMGKFSIDSQYPGANWNSESVINIVSAGILGVTQPPSSSSSPASSISPNPYSSTLSCTMAQNQPEMEHIYSPPPPYSGCGDIYQDASSFLSSSTCHISYPPPCYSSPKPSTDSAHMFNIIPDYSSLFQPQCQRDIHSVPDRKPFACPLESMRVPPPLTPLNTIRNFTLGGPAVDGPRLPIAYSPQNLPLRPILRPRKYPNRPSKTPVHERPYPCPAEGCDRRFSRSDELTRHIRIHTGHKPFQCRICMRNFSRSDHLTTHIRTHTGEKPFACDFCGRKFARSDERKRHTKIHLRQKERKSSSAASTISAVSNTDIPVSISTSTGNICSTGNSMCPSRTI comes from the exons ATGACAGCCAAAACTGTGGAGAAAGCCCCAGTAACTCTTGGTGGTTTTGTGCACCAGTTACCTGAAAGCATCTACACAGTAGATGACATCGCCACGACTTTGCCAGCATCGGTGGCAATCTTTCCTAATCCTGATTTAGGAGGGCATTTCGACCACGTTAGCGGAGTGCCAGGAG ATGGTATGATCAACGTTGACATGAGCACAGATAGAAGGTCTCTCGACTTGTCTTCTTACTCCAGCAGTTTCACACAGCCTTCACCTCGCAATCAGACTTTCACATACATGGGCAAGTTCTCGATTGACTCTCAGTACCCAGGTGCCAACTGGAACTCAGAAAGCGTCATTAACATTGTGAGCGCCGGGATCCTGGGCGTGACCCAGCCGCCCTCGTCATCTTCATCACCGGCCTCCTCCATCTCTCCTAACCCCTACTCCAGCACCTTGAGCTGCACTATGGCTCAGAACCAGCCTGAAATGGAGCACATCTATTCGCCTCCCCCTCCTTACTCTGGCTGTGGAGACATCTACCAAGACGCATCGTCCTTTCTGTCCTCGTCTACCTGCCACATATCCTACCCCCCGCCGTGTTACTCTTCACCAAAACCGTCCACTGACAGCGCTCACATGTTCAACATTATCCCGGATTATTCCAGCCTATTCCAGCCACAATGCCAACGGGATATCCATTCAGTACCTGACCGCAAGCCATTCGCCTGCCCACTGGAGTCTATGAGAGTGCCGCCACCTCTCACTCCCCTCAACACTATTCGGAATTTTACACTGGGGGGGCCAGCTGTTGATGGACCCAGACTACCTATCGCTTACAGCCCCCAGAATTTACCTCTGAGACCAATCCTGCGTCCGAGGAAGTACCCTAACCGCCCGAGCAAGACCCCTGTGCACGAGCGTCCCTACCCGTGCCCGGCAGAGGGATGCGACAGGAGGTTCTCCCGTTCTGATGAGCTCACCAGGCACATCCGAATTCACACCGGTCACAAACCATTTCAGTGCCGCATCTGTATGAGGAACTTCAGCCGAAGCGACCACCTCACCACCCATATCCGTacccacacaggagagaaaccgttcgCCTGCGATTTCTGCGGAAGGAAATTCGCGAGGAGTGACGAAAGAAAGAGGCACACCAAAATTCACCTCAGGCAAAAGGAAAGAAAATCTTCCTCGGCAGCGTCAACGATCTCAGCAGTTTCAAACACGGACATACCTGTCAGTATTAGCACATCTACCGGTAATATTTGCTCGACAGGCAACAGTATGTGTCCTTCTAGGACAATATAA